From one Ursus arctos isolate Adak ecotype North America unplaced genomic scaffold, UrsArc2.0 scaffold_26, whole genome shotgun sequence genomic stretch:
- the FGFR1OP2 gene encoding FGFR1 oncogene partner 2 isoform X1, whose protein sequence is MSCTIEKALADAKALVERLRDHDDAAESLIEQTTALNKRVEAMKQYQEEIQELNEVARHRPRATLVMGIQQENRQIRELQQENKELRTSLEEHQSALELIMSKYREQMFRLLMASKKDDPGIITKLKEQHSKIDLVHRNSSEGFFLDASRHIFEASQHGLERRHLEANQNELQAHVDQITEMAAVMRKAIEIDEQQGCKEQERIFQLEQENKGLREILQITRESFLNLRKDDMSESSSLSALVTNSDLSLRKS, encoded by the exons ATGAGTTGCACAATTGAGAAGGCACTTGCTGATGCTAAAGCTCTTGTTGAAAGATTGAGAGATCATGACGATGCAGCAGAATCTCTGATTGAGCAAACCACAGCTCTCAATAAGCGAGTAGAAGCGATGAAGcag TATCAGGAAGAAATTCAAGAACTTAATGAAGTTGCAAGGCATCGACCACGGGCCACATTAGTTATGGGAATCCAGCAAGAAAACAGGCAAATCCGAGAACTGCAACAAGAGAACAAAG AATTGCGTACATCCCTGGAAGAACATCAGTCTGCCTTGGAACTTATCATGAGCAAGTATCGAGAGCAAATGTTTAGACTACTAATGGCTAGCAAAAAAGATGATCCGGGTATAATAACGAAGTTAAAAGAGCAGCACTCCAAG ATTGACTTGGTACATCGTAACAGCTCCGAAGGATTCTTCCTTGATGCATCTCGACACATCTTTGAAGCATCTCAACATGGACTGGAGAGGAGGCACTTGGAAGCAAATCAGAAT gaattaCAAGCACATGTTGATCAGATAACGGAAATGGCAGCAGTAATGAGGAAAGCCATTGAAATTGACGAGCAACAGGGTTGCAAGGAACAGGAGCGAATATTTCAACTTGAA CAAGAAAACAAAGGCTTGAGAGAGATCCTTCAAATAACTCGAGAATCATTTCTGAACCTTAGGAAGGATGATATGTCTGAAAGTTCATCTTTGTCAGCATTAGTGACCAATAGTGACCTGAGTCTGAGGAAGAGCTGA
- the FGFR1OP2 gene encoding FGFR1 oncogene partner 2 isoform X2, translated as MSCTIEKALADAKALVERLRDHDDAAESLIEQTTALNKRVEAMKQYQEEIQELNEVARHRPRATLVMGIQQENRQIRELQQENKELRTSLEEHQSALELIMSKYREQMFRLLMASKKDDPGIITKLKEQHSKELQAHVDQITEMAAVMRKAIEIDEQQGCKEQERIFQLEQENKGLREILQITRESFLNLRKDDMSESSSLSALVTNSDLSLRKS; from the exons ATGAGTTGCACAATTGAGAAGGCACTTGCTGATGCTAAAGCTCTTGTTGAAAGATTGAGAGATCATGACGATGCAGCAGAATCTCTGATTGAGCAAACCACAGCTCTCAATAAGCGAGTAGAAGCGATGAAGcag TATCAGGAAGAAATTCAAGAACTTAATGAAGTTGCAAGGCATCGACCACGGGCCACATTAGTTATGGGAATCCAGCAAGAAAACAGGCAAATCCGAGAACTGCAACAAGAGAACAAAG AATTGCGTACATCCCTGGAAGAACATCAGTCTGCCTTGGAACTTATCATGAGCAAGTATCGAGAGCAAATGTTTAGACTACTAATGGCTAGCAAAAAAGATGATCCGGGTATAATAACGAAGTTAAAAGAGCAGCACTCCAAG gaattaCAAGCACATGTTGATCAGATAACGGAAATGGCAGCAGTAATGAGGAAAGCCATTGAAATTGACGAGCAACAGGGTTGCAAGGAACAGGAGCGAATATTTCAACTTGAA CAAGAAAACAAAGGCTTGAGAGAGATCCTTCAAATAACTCGAGAATCATTTCTGAACCTTAGGAAGGATGATATGTCTGAAAGTTCATCTTTGTCAGCATTAGTGACCAATAGTGACCTGAGTCTGAGGAAGAGCTGA